A single region of the Marinobacter salinisoli genome encodes:
- a CDS encoding TIGR04211 family SH3 domain-containing protein — protein sequence MTTFRVFFSVLLVLACTAQAQAKTAWVDDQIYLPVRAGAGTQFRIIENAVPSGTPLEVLETTDSGYTRVRTPKGTEGWVSSQYLSDTPIAADLLRRANQELEQARNELNQVKEQLATTTKERNALESSEASLSDQSQNLKEELQRIKSIASDSINLERRNKELLQENQKIRNDLEVLTAENERLEAGKESDFMLLGAGLVLAGVVLALLIPMLKPTRKTDNWA from the coding sequence GTGACAACCTTCCGCGTCTTCTTCAGTGTGCTTCTTGTCCTAGCTTGTACGGCACAGGCCCAGGCGAAAACTGCATGGGTTGATGACCAGATTTATCTGCCAGTCCGCGCTGGCGCAGGCACTCAGTTCCGCATTATCGAAAATGCCGTTCCCAGCGGCACCCCTCTGGAAGTGCTTGAAACGACCGACAGCGGTTACACACGGGTCCGCACTCCCAAGGGCACGGAAGGCTGGGTTTCCAGCCAGTACTTGAGCGACACCCCGATCGCCGCAGACCTGCTACGCCGGGCGAATCAGGAGCTGGAACAGGCTCGCAACGAACTGAATCAGGTCAAGGAACAGCTCGCCACCACCACCAAAGAGCGGAATGCTCTGGAATCGTCTGAAGCCTCTCTGTCTGACCAGTCTCAGAACCTGAAAGAAGAGCTTCAGCGCATCAAAAGCATTGCCTCGGACTCCATAAATCTGGAGCGCCGTAATAAAGAATTACTGCAAGAGAACCAAAAAATCCGGAACGACCTTGAAGTGCTGACGGCCGAAAATGAACGGCTCGAAGCCGGCAAGGAATCAGACTTCATGCTCTTGGGAGCAGGCCTCGTGCTGGCTGGTGTGGTGCTCGCACTGCTTATCCCGATGCTCAAACCGACACGAAAAACCGACAACTGGGCCTAA
- a CDS encoding PilZ domain-containing protein, with protein sequence MKDYSEKRDFHRMQVNSEIEISDAYGNRFTGVCRDLSAAGMKAQVEREVKVGEELTTVLRSNGDTIPALETVCEVLWCEQSDQGYMLGLTIQEVS encoded by the coding sequence ATGAAGGACTACTCGGAGAAACGGGACTTTCACCGCATGCAGGTGAACTCTGAGATCGAGATTTCCGATGCGTACGGCAACCGCTTCACCGGGGTCTGCCGGGACCTGAGCGCCGCAGGGATGAAGGCTCAGGTAGAACGCGAGGTAAAAGTCGGAGAGGAACTGACGACAGTCCTGCGCTCGAATGGCGACACAATCCCGGCGCTGGAAACTGTCTGTGAAGTGCTTTGGTGTGAGCAAAGCGATCAAGGCTACATGTTGGGGCTGACCATTCAGGAAGTAAGCTAA
- a CDS encoding YciI family protein, whose amino-acid sequence MYYAIISEDIENSLPLRQTARPAHLDRLNLLKNEGRLLVAGPHPAIDTPDPGEAGFTGSLVIADFDSLEDAQAWADADPYIEAGVYKHVVVKPFKAVLP is encoded by the coding sequence ATGTACTACGCCATTATCAGCGAGGATATTGAGAACAGCCTCCCTCTCCGCCAGACAGCACGGCCAGCGCACCTTGACCGGCTCAACCTGCTGAAGAACGAAGGCCGCCTGCTGGTTGCGGGCCCCCACCCAGCCATTGATACACCCGATCCCGGCGAAGCGGGATTCACCGGCAGCCTCGTTATTGCAGATTTCGACTCACTGGAGGATGCCCAGGCCTGGGCCGATGCTGACCCCTACATTGAAGCCGGTGTTTACAAGCACGTTGTTGTGAAGCCTTTCAAGGCCGTTCTGCCTTAA
- the rraA gene encoding ribonuclease E activity regulator RraA, with protein MADIITPDLCDEFPEVKVVEPGFINYGGNRAFGGEIVTVKCYEDNSVVKEQVGLPGNGRVMVVDGGASKRHALLGDMLAEKAANNGWAGIIIYGCIRDVDEIRKTPLGVQALGTQPRKSEKRGLGDLNVTLTFGGVTFEPGQYVYADNNGIIVSEKPLV; from the coding sequence GTGGCAGACATTATTACTCCGGACCTGTGTGATGAGTTTCCCGAGGTCAAGGTCGTAGAGCCCGGCTTCATCAACTACGGTGGTAACCGTGCCTTTGGCGGTGAGATCGTCACCGTGAAGTGCTATGAGGATAATTCGGTCGTCAAGGAGCAGGTAGGCCTGCCCGGAAACGGCCGCGTGATGGTGGTGGATGGTGGCGCTTCCAAGCGCCATGCCCTGCTGGGCGATATGCTGGCAGAGAAAGCCGCGAACAACGGCTGGGCAGGCATTATCATCTACGGCTGTATCCGAGACGTGGACGAGATTCGCAAGACGCCCCTGGGCGTTCAGGCGTTGGGTACTCAGCCAAGAAAGAGCGAAAAGCGGGGGTTGGGGGACTTGAATGTAACCCTGACTTTTGGAGGTGTTACCTTCGAGCCGGGTCAGTACGTCTACGCGGACAACAATGGGATTATTGTGTCCGAGAAGCCTCTGGTGTGA